tttttatttgtttggcttgtcacagaacatggcccattttcccaaccatcgtggatggatgtacgatcgttgttatagtggaaggagaggtttgaaagaatcttttgtcatcggagttAAAGATTTCGTGGAGACGGCAcgacgatatcaatattatgcccttgatggagggattcgatgtccatgcatcaagtgcgaatgtacaagcattctgaaagatgaagtcgtcaaagttcacctttaccaaaaagggttcatgcctaattacacggtttggacatttcatggtgaagaaattccttcgacCTCCACTGCAGCTGAAAAacggcttgcatcaggttcgaatgCTATTGTAAatacatctgagatagatcaatttgcctatatgcaagagatggtcgacaatgctcttCGTCACCATGCTGAACAAGCAGATgatagtcatgatgaagagcctccaaatgaaacgacgcagaggttttacaatttactgacagaggcaaatctacctgtatttgaaggttcatctgagtcaaaattgtcagtgtgcattagactcatggctggaaaatctaattggaacgttcccattcaagcagtggacttttatacaaaattgatgttagatttgacaccaccaaacaatttcaTACCGAAGAATTAtaccaagccaaaaaatgtgtttcaaagttgggattggatgtcaagaagattgattgttgtgttaatggatgtatgttattctatgacaatgacagtggcaaaaatgatgcattgttggttgaatgcaagttttgtggctcacctcgatatcagacaatgcatgctggacggaggcaaaaaaaaccaattcccttaaagtccatgttctacttgcctataattccaagattacaaagattgtttacttcaatgcaaacatcagaacacatgacatggcatgatggtaagAAAAATCCGGgatttttgcgtcatccttctgatggtgaagcttggaagcacttcaatcgtaaacatccatcctttgctagtgaaccacgtaacgtcagacttggtctatgctctgatgggtttacTCCGTACATTCAAGCGTCTGCATCACCGTATTCCTGCTGGCCCAtgatagttaccccatacaatctaccacctgagatgtgtatgacaaagccttacatgtttttatcctgtataataccaggtccatataatcccaaatcattgattgatgtttacttggagcctttgattgatgatttgaagaagttatggaatggtgtttggacgtatgacgtttcaaggaggcaaaatttccttatgagggcagccttgatgtggactattaatgacttcccagcgtacggcatgttatctggttggagcacacatggtcgattagcttgtccacattgcatggaacatacaaagtcattccaattgagtcatggccggaaaagtagttggtttgacttCCATCGATgattcttgcccattgatcacccctttagaagaaacaaaaaggcatttcgcaaaggacaagttgaaacggatatgcccccgCCAAAGTTGAGTGGATCACACGtgtggagaagagtgaaagactatccaaaagttACTGAATCTGGTCAGAATAGGCTAGAAGGGTTTGGggaatggcataattggactaaaagaagcatattctgggaacttccctattggaaggacaacttgctaagacacaacaTCGATGTTatgcacacagaaaaaaatttctttgacaatgtcttcaacacagttatgaatgttaaaggtaagacaaaagataatgagaaagcaagaaaagatctacctttgtattgtggacgaaaagacttagagttgaaggcacaaggtaacggccgattatttaaaccaaaagcaaattacaccatgtcaaaagacgagacaagaatagtgtgtggatggatcaaggagcttagaatgccagatggatatgcttctaacttgtccagatgtgccaatgttcagaacggtactattcaagggttgaagagtcatgattgtcatgtattcatggagactttcatccctcttgcgttcagttgtttgccaatgcacgtgttaaatccactgatagaaatcagtaacttctttaaagatttgtgttgcacgacactaaaggaagattcccttaaaaagatggatgaaaatatcctgattattctctgcaaattggaaagaatattccctcctgcattctttgattcaatggagcacattccaattcatcttgcatatgaagcttggcttgggggacccgtgcagtacaggtggatgtatccctttgaaaggtttatgggagaatcgAAACgctcagttaaaaataaagctagagtggaaggctcaatttgtgcagcttacttgcacagagagacaacttatttttgttcacattatttcaagaacttcatgttgtcccccactcatgtcagaaatgaaatgcaatgccAAGTTGAACCACAtgaaggtgcattatcagttttccgacaatcaggccgtcacgcagggaaagaattcactcattggttaactgatgctgaattcaactctggtcatgtccatgtcttgatcaattgcagtgaagtaaagtcgtaccttgagtatgtcatcattCATCTCTAATCTATCAAACGGTTtaattgttatacactaatgaatttcatttgtaccagctcatttgttgtggctgagcaagtcgcagaaggaaatacttctgctagaatacactcagagtttccgcattggtttagaaatcaggtccGTAGTTTTTCCTACGTTTagagcaaggttaatttgactattgcttttataattttgttagtacctttgtaggtttttaatcaagcattaactcccacggttcaagagttaagacatctctccaattggccaatgagatgtgtcaaagaatggcacacttacttcatcaatggttacaaattccatacacatgaatggtctaaaggaaagaaaacatcaaattgtggtgtgtatgtcaagggcctaacagaggggtcttatgatgatttctacggcatcattcataaaatatatgagttagagtacaacagcactacttctccaaacagagtGGTACtcttttattgtgaatggtttgatccttctagagctggtactagagtcgatccacgctttaatattgtcgaactgaaccagagattaagatatgggccttttgatcctttcattctaccatcTAATGTgagacaggtttattatgtgccatatccaccatttcgcaatattgacaagcgtgATTAGGCCGTAGCAATACAAacgaagcctagaggtcgcatagactcaaatgaagttgaggaagatgtagcctaccaacttgaccaaatgtcacaaccacaagaaattatcgaagttgaacgtataaccgcattggtcgaccctgatggtgatggagatgaattagaagcaacaatacaaggtgatgaagaacaagaggaagaagaagaagaagaagaacaagatgaagaagaacaagaagaagaagatgatgatgatgatgacgatgaagaagaagaacaagaagaagaagacgatgatgaagatgaagatgaagatgatgatcatgatgacgatgattgaatgttgaacatctattgtagcaaattggactatcatttcattaccattatctaaaataccatctttaagttgtatgcaattactTATACATTGACTTTGAAAACAATAGatccttctttatttatttatactttttcgctttatttgtaaccatttgaatgcagtaatgacaggacaaggttcagagtgtcctgataaaggaaaaggGGTAGCAAGGCCTACAAAGAGGCAACGacaggcaccaaagtatgtacttagggtgcctgctagaCTACCTACCACTGCTACCGGTAGtacatcatctgtggggcctcATCCTACCCCTAGTATGCAGACTCCTACACCtgcagtagaccctactcctCCTCCTACAGTACACCCTTCTACTACCACTGCAGTAGCCCTTTCTCCTCCTCCTGCAGCACACCCTTCTACAACCCCTGCagcagaccctcttcctcctcctatTATTGccacccccactcctccccctattgttattacccccactcctctccctgaccctacttctataccttcctcatcttctgtACCTCCTTCTGAGACTGTCACACCACTTGGTGATCCAGATTCAAGTGATGCTGAAGAtcttgacccgcccctccatgatcgaccatggattgagccctatggtaaagggtaagtttATAATCTGTTGATATCATTTGATGTTCAAAccatattgtaattgaaatgagtTTTGTTATGCAAgtttattccatctagggttgcttcccaggccatcacacgttcaataaagcaacagtttttaagtccatggcctacttggggagcaatacctcATGACGACAGAAAGCCATTCTGGCAGCGATTTCAGGtgagtaatcgattacactaaTGTCcgtcttattttagtatgttttgtaatcaatgtttgttctctttaatgttacagatgaaggtgcagtggaaacctgaacatgaaactcagatacacagaaatttccacatgaaagcatctcatcggctgtcagagatgtttagggatgcccgcaatgcaggaCAGCGCCCTACCTGGCTGGGTGACcaaatttggaactctttactggctcattggaatacagtagagtttcgcaataagtgtgccaaagcccagcggaacagagcgtctgaaaggggtggcaccctgcatactggtgggtcgatcaccattcatgagcatgccattcgtatggtataatctcattacataactttttctttcatacataAGTTATGTATATACTATTTCATATGTACGcttgtaattcttaattatgttacaggcacaggctctaggacgggcggtccatgtggatgaggtctttgcacagactcatgttcggaagggaactaatcaatttgttgatgaaagatctcggaagactcatgtaagcaaataacactattactattactaatttttcatttctgtTATACTATAGTTCCctgacattgcttttaatgtttcaacaggaagacttttctacgagactttcacaggttagatctgaacatgagtcagctcctacaccggatgatgccagtaatgcagatgatgacatccgtaggacacagtgctggatcgacatcgttggtgggaagaaaaagggacgagtgtatgGTGCGGGACagcttgctgcaaactatacagcctccagaggaggtactctgaagcaccagccttcttcttccaccagtaCTCCTGACAAGGTTCTTCGCCTCAGGCAGGAACTCCATCAACGTGACCAGGAGATCACTGATCTCAGAACAGAGTTTACGAACTTCAAGGCCCTAGTCATGAGAGTCTTGCCTGAAACCTCACAAGAAGTACAAAATATCCCTCCAACCCAGCCATGACCCTCCTCATCACCTTCTGCCactcagcagcccacatcagtccaaccctcatcagtccaacccacaccacTCCAGCCATCAatagaggagcaggatgatgaaaatcattctgatgatagttatgtacattattagcttcattttcttattacttgttagacaaacatttggatattagaacattttcAGTTGATATCATTTCAATGTTAGATGTACTTACAGACTTTGGATGTTACAACATCCTTGTGTTACATTGTTTTTATGTTTGaactataaatacattatttatacattaatgGATGTTCTGTGGATTATTTGATGTGCATTGGATATTGATCATTGAttgcatctttgagatgcatattatgcatgtttgtatgtgtttgaaaactgttatgcaggtctgtttgtaattgaaatttgttatacAGGTTTGGGTTGCACAAGAAATAGCATCTGTCTGAAACCTGCCCTGCactttaccgaaggcttttgcccttcggtaaatgccCACGTATGgccattaccgaaggcttctgcccttcggtaaataccctCGTATGGtcattaccgagggcttttgtccttcggaaattaccgagggctttcgatcctcggtaattaccgaaggctcttggccctcggtaattaccgaagggcaaaagccctcggtaattgttagcgacaagggatttaccgaaggatttttggccgtcgataagccttcggtaaacacccattatcgacggcttttggcattttccgagggcttctggccttcggtaatgccctacttttttgtaccgaagggcgaaagccctcggtaattgttagcgacaagggatttaccgaaggatttttggtcgtcgataagccttcggtaaacacccATTATCGACGGCTTTTGGCATTTttcgagggcttctggccttcggtaatgccctacttttttgtagtgcATCTCTATGTTTTTCCTTATTTGGCTTAAATGTTTTTTTCCAGTTTGCTGTTTAGTAAGGGTTTGGCTTAAATATGTTATTTCAATCCATGGCCAAAtgtctataaataaaaaataacaagttGTTAACGATATGGATGTCGAGAAAAAAATAGTCAATTAGCTAAAGAAATTAAAGGTGTACTGATCATATTGTGATCACCTCGGTTAGAGCTATTGACCACATCCAGTATGTAAGGTTGAGATCACCATATTCAGGATTACTATAATTACATGTGAGCAAAGATCATACTTGCTATAGTATTATGCCAAATTTTAGTGACACGATAATGAATCGATATTGCAACCTAACATTAATGGTCATTTACACAAAGATCCAAACTTTCCTAAATGAGTAATAGCATAATTTGAAAATACAGGAAAATATTAGACACTCCCATTATCACTGTTTTGTTGAGTTTAatctactttttatttttctagtcAACACAATAATATCTGTTATTGTGACCGGAAACGAAGACCGCTAACTCTTGGttgtataatattatttactaCTTTTAGTTTTGCAGTATTTTTTACCACTCTTGGTATTTCTAAACACTTTTAGTATCTTTCTGATATACtatctagttgagtttcacttACTTTTGGTTTTCACTAGACCAACTCGTCTAGCTATCGTTTAATCCTACCAAGTTAAGCATTAAGTGTTTGAGTTCTCTTCATAATTTGAAATCAAACATACCGCTTACAAGTTATTAGACTATTACTTTCGCAGAGATGATTTTCTTACAATATAATTCAATCTAATAGACTTTTGAAAtgttctctctcttttcctACAAGAAGATTTCTGACTCCAAACAACTCTGAGTGTATTCACGATTTTTTCATGAGGatgatttttcttaatattcCTTAAGTACCACtactgcaaaaaaaaaagaagggtTTTTGGCATCTCTTATTTTCGACCTTCAACATCTAATCCAGATCCAATGTCCTGGAAGACGTCAATTTTGACGTCGGATCCCCTTCCCGAACGTCAATTTTAACACTGAACCCCTCCTAAACCGAtgtctatttctttttttaaaaataataatttatattgaaaatgatTCTAGTACatcataaaattgtaaatactaTGAGTTTCAAACAATGGAGAATGATCACTAAATGTCGTCACCGAGATCCGTTAACTCATACACAAAACGACATCATAAGCCAAATTTAATCAGtgcaaatgaaatttaataGGTGTTGTTGACAGGGAGAGCTTTACCCAcctatatatgtatgttttttatgatgaacaaaagaatgttttatgatttcttgcacaacaaatgacataagcataagaaaaagatgaaaatgaaaggCCAACCCCACCCCTATTTATAGATGTGCATATCTCAATTGTCTTGTAGCAcgacaaaagaaaatatcttttataatcttttagTAGGTCAAACATATAAGggtttaaaacaaaatatctcAAAGCTCAACAATGTGATATATAACAAGGGTTGTGAAAAGAATTTTTCCTATAATACTATTCAACTCctccttctagtgttttttagGTACTTCACTAACAAGTGCAAAGTTCAAAGCGTCTCAACTATCGTCCTTAACAATCATAATTTGGTACGAACAACCAATAATAAGGATGACACATAACATAAAAGAGCCAAAGTATAAATCTCTTCACAACTTAAATAATGATCAAACTTGGGAGACTTGTGTATAATATATCTCCTCCGATCAACTATTAGCAAAACATTTGGAGTTCCTCGTGTTGGACCAGACAATCAAGAGTACATAACAACGGCACATTTTAggtcaaataaattaattcaaaaaccATTTTAATTAGCAGCTTAATCATAATTAGTCATATTTTGTATCATAATtagatcaaatttaattaaaagttcattataaaatttataaataaatgtaaacaaTAAGGTAAGTTAAACATTAACTAGCATTTAATATCCTTGATCCCGTAATCAAACAAACTTTAACACTGGAAAACCTGACACGACGAATAAGAATTTGACTTAAAGATAAAATGTTAAAGACTACCCTTTAAAAAGAAGACAATTGACCTCACGTGCCAAAACATTTTGCAATATGTCTTCGAGAGTGTGGCCTTCAACAACAATCTCTCACTCTACAAAGTTAAGTGTGTAACTAGCAAGGGCTAATAATGAAattgttagaaaaatataaaggtCAATTTGGTTCATTTGAAAAATTGGAGGGGATtcaag
This sequence is a window from Vigna angularis cultivar LongXiaoDou No.4 chromosome 2, ASM1680809v1, whole genome shotgun sequence. Protein-coding genes within it:
- the LOC128195335 gene encoding uncharacterized protein LOC128195335, which encodes MKVQWKPEHETQIHRNFHMKASHRLSEMFRDARNAGQRPTWLGDQIWNSLLAHWNTVEFRNKCAKAQRNRASERGGTLHTGGSITIHEHAIRMAQALGRAVHVDEVFAQTHVRKGTNQFVDERSRKTHEDFSTRLSQVRSEHESAPTPDDASNADDDIRRTQCWIDIVGGKKKGRVYGAGQLAVWVAQEIASV